CATGCTTGAGCATGTGGCAGTGCTCGCGCTGCCACTGCGCCCGCTGGCCCTCGGCGTGGCGGCGTGGATCGGCCGCTTGGGCAAGCTTGCCCACGTATTCTGTGGCGTGAAAGAAGTCGATCAGTTGGCGATCGGTGTGTTGCCCCAGGAAACGCCGGTTGCTCGCCGCCCCGTCGGCGATCCCGAGGTAGCGCGCGTTGGGAAGCTGCTGTTTGGCACGCGCAATCTCGCGCTCCAGGCGCTGCAAGAACACCGGCTTGCCGTACTCGGGCGCAGCGGCGAGGTAGAGGCTGTGCTGGCGTTCGCCGGCATGGTCGTAGAACGAGAGGGTCGCGACCATGGCCCCATCGAGGCTGACCACCACGCTCGCCACCGGGGCAGCGAGGGCCGGCAGCGCGTACTCCCAGTCCTCTTCCTTGGCCAGGGCGATGCTGCCCACCCAATCGGCGACGTTCTGAATGTAGGCGGTGGCAACCCGGCGACCATGGTTCTCTTCGAGGTCGGTTTGCACCGCGCGCACGTTGAGCTGCGCCTACTTGTGGCTGAGCTGGCTGGCAAACCGTGGCGTGGCCCCGCGTACGATCCGCGCCCCCTGCTCGAGCGGACAGTAGATCCGCCCGCCGCGGGCGCTCTGGCAAACGTAGCGCTCGATCGGCACCTCCCCGTACGGTGTCTGATAGGTCTTCGGATCACGCCCGCGCGCGGTCAGCTTGGTCTCCCCGACACGCATCGGGCTGCCGTCGGCGTCGAACCGCTTCAGTGCCTCCCCGGTGGCGCAGCGACCGACCGCGTTGGCGGCCTCCTGGATGGCGTCTTCCATCTCCAGCAAGCTGCCGCTGAGCCGCACCGTGACCTCGACCGTCACCTCCTCGCTCGATCTCTTGACCACCCTCACCACAGCCGCACCTTCTCTCATCGCCACAGACGGCTACAAGATATTCCTCGATGAGACATCATGTAGCGGCCGCACCCAGACCCTCCGGATCCCCCCTCTGCGATGCATCTCTCGTTGAAACACAGAAACGGTGTACTAGACTACAAGTAGCTGGGCTATGCGATGCCGCGATTGCTTGGACGCGATGCCCTCTCTCTTTTTCACACCTTTACATCGCCCGACAATAATGGGCGACGGCCTCTTGGAGAACGATAAACGGGAGGATTGCGCGGTCAATCGGTATGCTGGCGATGGAAGCCAGTCTCCTTATCATCTAAGCGAAAGGCCGATTCGCCACGAATATCCCGAGCAGGATTTAATCGCCAAGAATCCAGTCGGAATTCTCGGTAGATCTTGACGAGCGAGACTTGCTACATGGCTTCCGGACACCCTGAGAATCAGGGTATCGAGAAGGGCAAGCAGGGAGTGCTTGCTATTTGTCAGTCGCTAGCCGACTGATCGCGTGGCAAAGCCAAGCCGTAGTTCTTGCTTTGCGCTTCGAAGGGTCTTTAGGATGATGGCTTTTCGAGTTCTCTTATAGACCAGCTAGTACCTAGGAGAGCGATAGATGGCCGTCGCGCCCCGACGCGTGTAGGTTGATTGTCGTAGAAAATGGGTAGCGGCGGCGTGTGAACCTTTCTTTTTTCGACTAATGAGGGATTCATGATGAGAAAGCTGACGCTTGCTATTGCCTCGATGTTCCTACCGGCTACCGTATTTGCCGACACTGTCCATATCATCACGCAAGCGGAATTTGTCACTCCGTCTCGCAGCGAATCGAGCGAGATCTCGATTGCCTTCACGCCATCGGCACCTATTTCATTCAAGGTGGCCGGAAAGACGTGCAATTGGGTGAGTTCATCCGACCCCTACGGTTCGGGCGGCGGTGCGGGTTGCAATTACAGCATCACTATTGCTCCGTCAGGCGATCTGACCGACGCGACCAGCAATGGAAATGGTTGCACGGAATCGGGAGAGCCAATGATCTCCGCATGCGAATAGCTGGCTAGAATGTAGCTGTAGCCGGTAAAAAGAAGCCAGGCTCGATAAGAGAGCCCGCGACAGAGAAATCGAGCCTGGCTCTTGGCCCTCTTGGCCCCAGGGCAAACGCATCAAATCATCATGATATTCTTCTAGAATATACATGCTATAACCTCCGCAACATTCTGAGACAACTGTCGCGGGGGGCTCAAGAAGTGACGCTCGACGATTCGGATCAGCCCGCCGATCAAGTATTTCAGCGATCTGGAAGATCCGCGCGACGGCACGAAGGCGCGCCATAAATTGGCTCTGTTACGATTGGGGTGAATCAAAAGCGAGGACGCACTACCGTTTTTCGAACGCACAAGTCCCCCTTGCGGGGCACCTTGAAAAATTCAAGGTGCCCTTGCGGTGCCAGGATGGTCCGCCATTTTTAGTCGTTTAAGCAACTGAAAATGAAGCAAAGCGGAAAGCGTATTTTTGTTTTGCGCCTTGAAAAATTGCCCGGACGGCAATTTTTCAAGGTCACCTAAATATCCGGGTGCGGTAACGGTGAGTGGCAAACTTGGTGACGATGCGAAGCAGTATCAAGAAAAGCAAGTTGCACAAGCAATTGAAGTAGTTCAGAAATGAAAGACCTTGACAGATACCACAAGTGGGTTGAATGGAATGAAGATGATTAGGTTCACGTAGGAAAATGCCCGGATCTTATAATAGGAATTCATGGGGAAAACTCCGTTCTCCTCTGCGGAGAATTGTGCGAGGTGATTCAGGACCTGATCGACCATTTCAACGCTGAGGGCCGCTCATTACCGGAGCCGCGGGTTCGCCCGATGAGTGAAGTCGCATAAATCGCCCAACAAACGCACAAACTCCGATCGCGTGCTTGCTGGCCATCGCTGCGCTCCGCCGAGCCAGCAGACGGCGTATTGTGGTTGGCGTTGCAGTGGCGGGTTATCTCCCAGGATTCGGGGATGTTGGTTTAGGTGGCGGGGTTCAGTAGGCAGGGGTCAACCCGTTGCTTAGGTGTTTGCCGAGAGCCAACCAAACAGTGTGGCAAACCCTTATTATCGAGCGCTGGCGACTCGGTAGTACATTGAAAAATTAAATGAAGTTCAGCGGTGAGTCCGTCAAGGAATGGACTCAAGATACCTCGACTTCGGTCATGTGGATTCGACTCCCGCCCCAGGCATCACCCCCTGTAGGACATCGGCGTGCGATGTGCCGTTTCGCCTGCGCCGGGCGTTGGGCGAAACCCGTACCGGTTACTCCTTTTGCTCTGAGTGGCGCAGATATTGCTTAGTCTCCGCCTGACGATAGGTCGCGACGGAAGCGCCAAGCGAGCATTCGACAGGATGGGCTTTTAATACAACGGCTTATTCTGATCGCGGGGCACTCGAACACGGCCTTCGTCTGGCAAGTCTTGTTCTCTTTCCGACATCAGCGCGACCTCGAAAATCGACAGAGCGGATCGGAACTGGGTGCGCTACCGTCGTCCGCCGTCCCGTAAATTCAAGAATCCAGGGTTAGACCATTGCCGCGTTCCGCCGTAGAGATCGACCGTTACGTCAGCTTCGAGGGAAACGAATGCGACGAGTGCGCCCGACTGATCGTCGCCGAGATCCATGATGGTCTCGGCCGCCTCGACGAGGCCTCGCCTTGGCACGACTATTTCCGAAAGAAGCTGGTCGAGGTCGAGCGCCGCGGCCAGGACGAGCTCTACCTCGTCGGCAGCCAGATCAACACGCTGCGCGAGTTGTTCGAGGAGATCGGGGCCGACGCCGCACTGGCCATCCTGGAGCGCGTCGAGCACGAGTGCTGCTGACGGGCGATCGTCGAGCGCGTCCGCGAACCCTCCGGGCCGGCTTCCGTGCAAGGCCGGCGCGGATGTCTCGTCGATGGGCTATTGGGCCTTGCAGGGCGTGTAATCGCTGATCCGCCCGGCGAGAACCGCCCGTAGGTTATCGAACTCCTTCGCGAGGCCGGTGTTCTGGGCGTCGAGGGCGTTGTCCATGTAGCGCCAGGCCGCCTCGGAGAGGGACCAACCGAGCGGCGGCTCGACCATCGCCTGGCGGACTTGCTCCTTTTCTTCGGCGTCGTCGGCCCGGGCCAGGTTGATCTGCGTTGCGCTCGCCAGCGAGATCTCGACGACGGCCCCGCCGAACGCCTCTTCGACGAGCTTGGCCGCCTCGACCTCGGTCCGCCGGCCGCTCGCGGTGCGGGCGTTGAGCAGCGCCAGCATGGGCGACAGGACCTCGCTGAGGAAGTCCTCGGCCGGCGCGCCGATCGCGGTAGCCTTCAGCGAGCCCGGGTCGGGGTTGTGTCGGCCCTGGCAGATCGGTGTGCCCAGCGGGTTGTTGCTGATGAGGACCAGGATCGGGAAGACCTTGTCGTCGCCGATCCGGTCGAGCAGCTCGAGGGCGGTCGTGGCCCCCGAGTTGTCGAAGTAGCCGCCGTCGACGACGCGGATCTTCTGGTCCTTGTCATCGGTGTCGACGCTCAGGCTTCCGGCCGGGCTCACGTAGGTGAAGCGGGCGCTGGCGCCGGCGGCGGCGGAGAGAAACGCCGTTTTGGTCGAGTACCCGTCGCCGAGCAGGTCGAGGGCGTCGGAGAATTCCGACAGGTCGATGTTCGAGAGGATCCCGCGATACCCGGAGCCGACCACCGTGGTGTTGAGCAGCAGGCTCGGTAGACGCGTCTCGAAGCCGTCGCCGTACAGGGCCGTCATGGACCGGCTGAGGGCGCTGTCGCCATCGGCGAGGGACTGCTGGAAGCTCAGCTCGAGGAAGCGCTGACGATCGGCCAGCGGCACCGGGTAGGGCACGAAGCGCTGCATCAGGTCCGGAAACAGCAGGCCGGCGACGACCGGCGACAGGAAGTCCTCGCGCAGGGCCTGTTGCACCGTCGCGCGGGTCGGGATGTCCTTCGCCGGCTCCGATCCCTGCTCGCGCTTGACCGCGGTGTAGACGGCGGCGCCGACGCTGCCGCCCGAGACCCCGCTGATCGCGAACAGGTTGGCGCTGAAGCGCGGGATCGACTCCATCACGGCCAGGCTCGAAGCCGTCCAGTAAGCAGCCCGGATCCCACCGCCGGCGGCCGCCACCAGGATCACGGGTTGGCGCCCTTCGATGTCGAGGGGGGCCGGGTTGGTCTGTCGCCAATTGGCGTAGTGAACGGCCGGTGGGTCTCGCGTGAGCGACGGGGCGTCGACTTCGGTGCGCACCCAGTGGTTGTCGTTGAAGAAGCCGCTGACGACAGCGATCATCAGCACCAACGCGGTCCCCGCCGGCTGGCCGCGGGCGAGAAACGCGTAGGTCAGGACGAGCCCGCCGAACAGGGCGATGCCGGCGAAGCCCAACAAGACGATCGCCGGGGCGCCGAGGGCCTGAGGTATCGCCACCGGCCAGGCCATGAAGGCGACGAGCAACAGGAAGGCGGCGCCGAGCGCCAGGGTCATGATGGTCCAGTCGCGGGCGCTGAGGCCGCCCTCGTTGGGGACTTCCAGGCCGAGCCGGGCGCGCTCCGGCGCGATGAAGATTCGGCGTCGGGCGATGAAGAACGCCATCAGTCCGGCGGCGAGCAGCAGGAACAGCACGCCGAGGACCTTTGCCGTTACCGCGTCATCGCTTTCGATCCGCAGGAAGCCGATGCCGATCGACACAGGTGCGAGGAAG
This portion of the Thioflavicoccus mobilis 8321 genome encodes:
- the cowN gene encoding N(2)-fixation sustaining protein CowN, which produces MPRSAVEIDRYVSFEGNECDECARLIVAEIHDGLGRLDEASPWHDYFRKKLVEVERRGQDELYLVGSQINTLRELFEEIGADAALAILERVEHECC